DNA sequence from the Cyanobium sp. WAJ14-Wanaka genome:
GCCCCAAAGCGATAGCGAATGGCCGCTAGATCGGTGGTGGCGTAGTTGAAGCCGCCATCGCTTTTCTGGACGATCACGGGCAGGGCTTTGCCGTCTTTGCCGCTCACCCCCTCAAGGAAAACGCAGCGGGCGCCATCGTCTACCACCAGCAAACCGGCGGCATCAAGATCACTTACCACCGCCGGCAGATGGGGGTTGTAGAAGGATTCACCCCGCTCATCCAGGCTGATGTCGAGCTGGTCGTAGAGCTTCTGGAATTCCCGGCGCGACTGCTCACACAACAACTGCCAGGCCTGGCGGCTGACTGGATCACCTCCCTGCAGCTTGACCACCTCCTCCCTGGAGGTGGTCTGGAAGGTTTCATCCTCGTCGAAGCGGGCCTTGGCCTCGCGGTAAAAGGCCACCAGATCACCCAAATCGACCGCATCGGCGGTTTCCAGGGCCTGGGGCGCCACCTGCTTCAGGTGGGTAATCAACATGCCGAACTGGGTGCCCCAATCACCCACATGGTTGAGGCGCAAAACCGCATGGCCGCGGAACTCCAGCACCCTGGCCAAGGCGTCGCCAATGATCGTGGAGCGCAAGTGCCCCACATGCATCTCCTTGGCAATGTTGGGGCTGGAAAAATCGACAATCACCGGGGCTGACGGAGCTGCCGCCCCAGGGGCCTCCGCAACGCTGGGCACCCCCAGCCGCGGATCACCCAGACGCTGCGCCACCTCAGCAGCCAATAGCTCCGGCCGCAGGGTGAGGTTGATGAAGCCAGGGCCTGCAATCACCGGCTCCAGACAGAGCTCAAGGAAGGCGGGATCGAGAGCAAGCTGGTGCACGATCGCCTGGGCGATGGCCCGGGGCGCCAGGGCAAGGGGTTTAGCCAGGGGCAGGGCCCCATTGGCCTGAAAATCGCCAAATTCCGGCTTACTGGCCGGGGCCAGCTGGGGATCGAGGGGCTGGCCGGCCGCCAGGGCTGTCTCCGCCGCCTGCGGAAAGGCCCGTTCCATCGCCGACCGCAGCTGGGCTTCGAGGGTCTGGGCGATGCGCAACATGGGGCTGGGAAGGGCCGAAGCGGCGAAGGGGGCCTTTGATCATCCCTCGCCGAGAGACGAATCAGACCGGTATTTCCAGCATCCGCTCCAACCCATCGAGCACCACATCGGCCGTGAGCTTGATCCGATACCGGCAGGCCTGGGTTTCGGCGCAATCGAAGGTGCCGTGCTCCCAGTATTTGTTGCTGCCGGCTCCACCCCCACAGAGGCCGAAATAGGGGCACTCCTGCTGGCAACGGGCGAGGCCAGCGCGCATGTCCCGGTGAATGCGCTGGAACTTGGCCGTGGCGGCGATCGACACGAGGCTGTCCTTGAGCACATTGCCGAGCACGAAGTCGCCATAGGTGTCGGTTTCGACCGCCAACAGCTCCGGATCGAAGGTGGAGATCGCCCCCCGAGCATCCACATTGACGATCGCAAAGGGATGGGTCATGTCGGTGAGCTCCATCCGGGCGTCAGCCGCGGCCAGGCTGCAGATGCCATCGAACTCCCGCACCCGCATGCTCTCGGGGTGCTGCTGCCAGAGCTCCCAGAAGCG
Encoded proteins:
- the argS gene encoding arginine--tRNA ligase, translated to MLRIAQTLEAQLRSAMERAFPQAAETALAAGQPLDPQLAPASKPEFGDFQANGALPLAKPLALAPRAIAQAIVHQLALDPAFLELCLEPVIAGPGFINLTLRPELLAAEVAQRLGDPRLGVPSVAEAPGAAAPSAPVIVDFSSPNIAKEMHVGHLRSTIIGDALARVLEFRGHAVLRLNHVGDWGTQFGMLITHLKQVAPQALETADAVDLGDLVAFYREAKARFDEDETFQTTSREEVVKLQGGDPVSRQAWQLLCEQSRREFQKLYDQLDISLDERGESFYNPHLPAVVSDLDAAGLLVVDDGARCVFLEGVSGKDGKALPVIVQKSDGGFNYATTDLAAIRYRFGATPLGDGAGRVIYVTDAGQANHFAGVFQVAQRAGWIPAGNTVEHVPFGLVQGEDGKKLKTRSGDTVRLKDLLDGAVERCEADLRRRLEEEGRQEEEAFIQHAATTVGLAAVKYADLSTNRITNYQFSFERMLALSGNTAPYLLYAVVRIAGIARKGGDLGGDEGGEAVSDLSFSEPQEWALVRHLLQFDAVIAEVEEELLPNRLCTYLFELSQVFNRFYDQVPVLKADPQARRSRLALCRLTTDTLKLGLGLLGIPTLERM